From one Rhodamnia argentea isolate NSW1041297 chromosome 1, ASM2092103v1, whole genome shotgun sequence genomic stretch:
- the LOC115740290 gene encoding WAT1-related protein At1g09380-like, producing the protein MVLVQVGFAGLSLVSKLAMDDGMNPIVLVTYRQIIATIAIVPFALFLERKTRPKITVRILFHIFLVSLLGASMNQVLFFMGLNNANPMIAGAMTNTLPAVTFVLALIFKQELFEMKTKAGRAKMTGTLLCVGGAMLLSFYHGHTIAESNSGIHWSYADKMTDKRSTHKSHSILGPCLLFGSTSSWALWLIIQVKLSRKFPAPYTTTMLACLMASIECSIVGAVTECNFAAWSLRSTIRLIAVFYAGIVCSGLAFCIMSWCVHIKGPLHTSVFSPLLLVMSTLLSWALHDKLYVGTSLGVVFIIAGLYFVLWGKGKEAEKARITADMEEAGKYHEKEDSELQPHPHANNESRQDPNRCS; encoded by the exons ATGGTGCTTGTACAAGTGGGATTTGCAGGATTGAGCTTGGTATCAAAGCTGGCCATGGACGATGGAATGAACCCTATCGTGCTCGTCACCTATCGCCAGATCATTGCTACCATTGCCATCGTCCCTTTCGCTCTTTTCCTGGAAAG GAAGACAAGGCCGAAGATTACAGTGCGAATCCTGTTCCATATTTTCTTAGTTTCCCTTCTTGG GGCTTCCATGAAccaagttttgttttttatgGGCCTGAACAATGCGAATCCCATGATCGCAGGAGCAATGACCAATACCCTCCCTGCCGTGACGTTTGTGCTCGCCCTGATCTTCAA ACAAGAATTGTTCGAAATGAAGACAAAAGCGGGGCGAGCGAAAATGACCGGAACGCTACTATGCGTGGGTGGAGCAATGCTGCTCTCGTTTTACCATGGTCACACCATTGCAGAAAGTAACTCTGGTATTCATTGGAGCTATGCAGATAAAATGACAGATAAACGCTCGACCCACAAAAGCCACTCCATATTGGGACCTTGCCTTCTCTTTGGTAGCACTTCTAGCTGGGCTCTTTGGCTCATCATTCAG GTGAAATTGAGCCGTAAATTTCCAGCTCCTTACACAACCACAATGCTAGCGTGTCTCATGGCTAGCATCGAATGTTCGATCGTCGGTGCTGTTACTGAATGCAATTTTGCTGCCTGGTCCTTGAGATCCACGATCCGGCTCATTGCAGTTTTCTATGCA ggTATTGTGTGTTCTGGGCTCGCGTTCTGCATCATGTCCTGGTGTGTCCACATAAAAGGCCCGCTCCATACCTCTGTCTTCAGCCCTTTGTTGCTTGTCATGTCGACCCTCCTGAGCTGGGCACTCCACGACAAACTATACGTTGGAAC GTCGTTAGGGGTTGTGTTCATCATTGCCGGGCTCTACTTCGTTCTGTGGGGCAAGGGCAAGGAAGCAGAGAAAGCGAGAATCACTGCCGACATGGAAGAAGCAGGCAAGTACCACGAGAAAGAAGACTCGGAGTTGCAGCCTCATCCTCACGCAAACAACGAAAGCCGGCAGGATCCGAACCGATGTTCCTGA
- the LOC115740291 gene encoding WAT1-related protein At1g09380-like — translation MANVDFLPLLAMVIVQVGFAGMTITSKLAMDSGMSPFVLVTYRQIFATLATFPFAHFLERKTRPKITAPILLQIFLCSVTGVFMNQVFYFVGLNNSTPTIACALSNILPAITFLFALIFRQETLGIKSKAGQAKVIGTLVCVGGTMLLSFYHGPYIGIGHSRIHWTYAEKMTERHSTHKSNFLLGPVLIFASSAAWALWFIIQAKLNTKFPAPHTTTTLMCLMASIECAAVGAAVEHHVAGWSLRSGIRLISTIYAGFVCSALAICVMSWCIKRKGPLYTSIFSPLMLVITAILSWALLQEKLFVGILVGSALIIAGLYSVLWGKDMEEKQAAAEECREKEDLELQLPAQKRQQRST, via the exons ATGGCAAATGTAGATTTCTTGCCCCTCCTGGCCATGGTGATCGTGCAGGTGGGTTTCGCGGGAATGACCATAACGTCGAAGCTGGCCATGGACAGCGGGATGAGCCCCTTCGTGCTCGTCACCTACCGCCAGATCTTCGCCACCCTCGCCACCTTCCCCTTTGCTCATTTCCTGGAGAG GAAGACAAGACCCAAAATCACGGCCCCAATTCTGCTCCAGATCTTTCTATGTTCTGTCACTGG GGTGTTCATGAACCAAGTGTTCTATTTCGTTGGCCTGAACAATTCCACGCCCACGATCGCGTGCGCACTGAGCAATATCCTCCCGGCCATTACTTTCCTGTTTGCACTGATCTTCAG GCAAGAAACGCTTGGAATCAAGTCAAAGGCGGGGCAGGCGAAAGTGATTGGGACGCTCGTTTGCGTGGGCGGAACGATGCTACTTTCTTTTTACCACGGACCCTACATCGGCATCGGTCACTCTAGGATTCATTGGACATACGCGGAGAAAATGACAGAAAGACATTCCACCCACAAGAGCAACTTCTTGCTGGGACCCGTTTTGATTTTCGCTAGCTCTGCTGCCTGGGCACTCTGGTTCATCATCCAA GCGAAACTGAATACTAAGTTTCCGGCTCCTCACACTACCACGACATTAATGTGTCTCATGGCCAGCATCGAGTGTGCGGCAGTTGGTGCAGCTGTTGAACACCATGTCGCTGGATGGTCGCTGAGGTCCGGAATCCGGCTGATCTCAACTATTTATGCG GGTTTCGTATGTTCGGCCCTGGCGATTTGCGTTATGTCCTGGTGCATCAAGAGAAAGGGTCCTCTGTACACCTCGATCTTCAGCCCTTTGATGCTAGTCATCACAGCCATCCTGAGCTGGGCGCTTCTTCAAGAGAAATTGTTTGTCGGGAT ATTGGTGGGGTCTGCATTGATCATTGCCGGGCTCTACTCTGTCCTATGGGGAAAGGATATGGAGGAAAAACAAGC AGCAGCAGAGGAGTGTAGGGAGAAAGAAGACTTGGAGTTGCAGCTTCCGGCACAGAAACGGCAGCAACGTTCAACATGA
- the LOC115740270 gene encoding ABC transporter I family member 20, translating to MGEKMAPTVEINGLSFTYPGIDGHPPPGSKPLIDDFSLTLDSGDRCLLVGSNGAGKTTILKILGGKHMVEPHMVRVLGRSAFHDTALTSSGDLCYLGGEWRREVAFAGFEVPIQMDVSAEKMIFGVAGIDPQRRAELIKVLDIDLSWRMHKVSDGQRRRVQICMGLLKPFKVLLLDEITVDLDVLARADLLKFLRKECEERGSTIIYATHIFDGLDDWPTHLVYVAHGKLQLAMPIDKVKESSKLSLMRTVESWLRRERDEERQRRKERRAKGLPEYEQQIDGSRVAGDPARIAARPLNNGWAGGRLHSTIAGEESCFFSSNRVLRQ from the exons ATGGGGGAGAAAATGGCGCCGACCGTGGAAATCAACGGCCTTAGTTTCACGTACCCGGGGATCGACGGCCATCCTCCGCCTGGGTCCAAACCTCTCATCGACGACTTCTCTCTCACCCTCGATTCCGGCGACCGCTGTCTCCTCGTCGGATCCAACGGCGCAG GTAAGACTACCATATTGAAGATATTAGGAGGGAAGCATATGGTGGAGCCTCACATGGTCCGTGTGCTTGGGAGATCCGCATTCCATGACACGGCTTTGACATCTTCTGGGGATCTCTGTTACCTTGGAGGAGAG TGGAGACGAGAAGTTGCTTTTGCGGGCTTTGAAGTTCCTATACAGATGGATGTCTCTGCTGAGAAAATGATATTTGGGGTGGCAGGTATTGATCCACAAAGAAGAGCTGAGCTAATCAAG GTGCTAGACATTGATTTATCCTGGAGAATGCATAAGGTTTCTGATGGACAGAGAAGGCGAGTGCAAATCTGTATGGGACTCCTGAAGCCATTCAAG GTGCTGCTTCTTGATGAGATAACAGTGGACCTCGATGTGTTAGCAAGGGCTGATCTTTTAAAGTTTCTCAGAAAGGAATGTGAAGAGAGAGGTTCGACAATTATCTATGCCACCCATATCTTTGATGGCCTAGATGATTGGCCCACACATCTT GTGTATGTGGCTCATGGAAAGTTGCAGTTGGCAATGCCGATTGATAAGGTTAAGGAGAGTAGCAAACTGTCTCTGATG AGGACGGTAGAGAGTTGGCtgaggagagaaagagatgaGGAACGacagagaaggaaagagaggagggcAAAAGGTCTCCCCGAGTATGAACAGCAAATCGATGGAAGCCGGGTCGCCGGTGATCCGGCTCGCATTGCCGCACGGCCGTTGAATAACGGTTGGGCTGGTGGAAGGTTGCACTCTACTATTGCTGGTGAAGAAAGTTGCTTCTTCAGCTCAAACAGAGTTCTCAGACAGTAG
- the LOC115740292 gene encoding WAT1-related protein At1g09380-like, with protein sequence MANFDPMPFLAMVIVQVGYAGMSFISKLAMDDGIHPFVLVTYRQIIATVATTPFALLLERKTRPKITVPILFHIFLCSITGAFMNQVFFFVGLNNSSPMIAGAMTNTLLPVTFVFALIFGQESFGIKTKAGRAKVIGTLLCVGGAMLLSFYHGHTIAGSNSGIHWKYAEEMTNKRSIHKSHSFLGPCLLFCSTSSWALWFIIQAKLSPKFPAPYTTTTLMCLMASIECLIVGAASEHNVAAWSLRSVIRLIAVFYAGVVCSAVAFCVMIWCVHRKGPLYTSVFSPLLLVMSTLLSWALLREKLYVGTLVGAVFIIVGLYSVLWGKGKDAEEARINDAVEASAKHHEKEDSESQLHLHANGESRQDPK encoded by the exons ATGGCAAATTTCGATCCAATGCCATTCTTAGCCATGGTGATTGTGCAAGTGGGATACGCGGGAATGAGCTTCATATCGAAGCTGGCAATGGACGACGGGATACACCCTTTTGTGCTCGTCACCTACCGCCAGATCATCGCCACCGTCGCCACCACCCCTTTCGCTCTTCTCTTGGAGAG GAAGACAAGACCGAAGATTACAGTGCCAATCCTGTTCCATATATTTTTATGTTCCATCACTGG GGCTTTCATGaaccaagttttcttttttgtgggccTGAACAATTCAAGTCCCATGATCGCAGGCGCAATGACCAATACCCTCTTACCTGTGACATTTGTGTTCGCCCTGATCTTCGG ACAAGAGTCCTTTGGTATCAAGACAAAGGCAGGGCGAGCGAAAGTGATCGGAACACTGCTATGCGTGGGCGGAGCGATGCTGCTCTCATTTTACCATGGCCACACCATTGCAGGTAGCAACTCCGGCATTCATTGGAAATATGCCGAGGAAATGACAAATAAACGCTCCATCCACAAAAGCCACTCTTTCTTGGGACCTTGCCTTCTCTTTTGCAGCACTTCTAGCTGGGCACTTTGGTTCATCATCCAA gcgaaattgagtcctaaatttccGGCTCCGTACACTACCACAACGCTGATGTGTCTCATGGCCAGCATCGAATGTTTGATCGTTGGTGCTGCTAGTGAGCATAATGTTGCTGCCTGGTCACTGAGATCTGTGATCCGCCTCATTGCAGTTTTCTACGCT GGTGTTGTGTGTTCTGCGGTCGCCTTCTGTGTTATGATCTGGTGTGTCCACCGAAAAGGCCCGCTCTATACCTCCGTCTTCAGCCCTTTGTTGCTCGTTATGTCGACCCTACTGAGCTGGGCACTCCTTCGTGAGAAATTATATGTCGGAAC ATTGGTGGGGGCTGTGTTCATTATTGTCGGGCTCTACTCCGTTCTGTGGGGTAAAGGCAAGGACGCAGAGGAAGCAAGAATCAACGACGCGGTGGAAGCATCAGCCAAGCACCACGAGAAAGAAGACTCGGAGTCCCAGCTTCATCTGCACGCAAACGGCGAAAGCCGGCAAGATCCAAAGTGA
- the LOC115740293 gene encoding WAT1-related protein At1g09380-like — protein MGSVDFMPLLAMVMVQVGYAGMNITSKLAMDSGMNPFVLVTYRQIFATLATIPFALILERKTRPKITAPILLQIFMCSLTGAFMNPVFYFVGLNNSTPTIACALGNILPAVTFLFALIFRQESLGIKSKAGQAKVIGTLVCVGGAMLLSFYHGPEIGIGSSAIHWKYAEKMTDEHPTKKGNFFLGPFLLFASSAAWALWFIIQAKLSTKFPAPYTTTTLMCLMASVECAAVSAAVEHRVAAWSLRSGIRLISAVYAGFVCSAVAFCVMTWCVQRKGPLYTSVFSPLLLVITAILSWALLREKLFVGTLVGSVLIIAGLYSVLWGKDKEVKQANIAEKMEAAAKNREKEDLELQFQAHGNGGDGQHDHN, from the exons atgggAAGTGTAGATTTCATGCCATTGTTGGCCATGGTCATGGTGCAAGTTGGCTACGCGGGGATGAACATAACGTCTAAGCTGGCCATGGACAGCGGGATGAACCCTTTCGTGCTCGTCACCTATCGCCAAATCTTCGCCACCCTCGCCACCATCCCTTTCGCTCTTATCCTGGAGAG GAAGACAAGACCCAAAATCACAGCCCCAATACTGCTCCAGATCTTTATGTGTTCTCTCACCGG GGCTTTCATGAATCCAGTTTTCTATTTCGTCGGCCTGAACAATTCCACGCCCACGATCGCGTGCGCGCTGGGCAATATCCTCCCGGCCGTGACGTTCTTGTTTGCACTGATCTTCAG ACAAGAATCGCTTGGAATCAAGTCGAAGGCGGGGCAGGCGAAAGTGATCGGGACACTTGTCTGCGTGGGTGGAGCGATGCTACTCTCGTTTTACCATGGACCCGAGATCGGAATCGGTAGCTCGGCCATCCACTGGAAGTACGCAGAGAAAATGACAGACGAACACCCTACCAAGAAGGGCAACTTCTTCTTGGGACCTTTCCTTCTCTTTGCTAGCTCTGCTGCCTGGGCACTGTGGTTCATCATCCAA GCGAAACTGAGTACTAAGTTTCCAGCTCCTTACACCACCACAACATTGATGTGTCTCATGGCCAGCGTCGAGTGTGCGGCCGTCAGTGCAGCTGTGGAACACCGTGTTGCCGCATGGTCACTAAGATCTGGAATCCGGCTCATCTCAGCTGTTTATGCG gGTTTCGTATGTTCGGCCGTGGCATTCTGCGTTATGACCTGGTGCGTCCAGAGGAAGGGTCCTTTGTACACCTCCGTCTTCAGCCCTTTATTGCTCGTCATCACGGCTATCCTGAGTTGGGCACTTCTTCGCGAGAAATTGTTCGTGGGAAC ATTGGTGGGGTCTGTATTGATCATTGCCGGGCTCTACTCTGTTCTCTGGGGAAAGGATAAGGAGGTAAAACAAGCAAACATCGCCGAGAAGATGGAAGCAGCAGCGAAGAATAGAGAGAAAGAAGACTTGGAGTTGCAGTTTCAGGCACACGGAAATGGCGGCGACGGTCAACATGATCACAATTGA
- the LOC115740272 gene encoding psbP domain-containing protein 1, chloroplastic isoform X3 yields the protein MAKMTAVQHQHRPPSSLSLLPSSFSDFNGTRLCIQYKRKVWQPKGALRVTASSIKEILIMGGNRFITVFLSRLLVKVGHQVTLFTGVEAPIIQQLPVPRRSVMALILSSCILSRVGWGDIAFAQQSVGFREYIDTFDGYSFNYPQNWVQVRGAGADIFFRDPYVLDENLSVEFSSPSSSSYKSVEDLGPPEEAGKKVLKQYLTEFMSTRLGVRRESNIISTSSRIADDGKMYYQVEVNMKSYANNNELAVMPQDRVVRLEWDRRYLSVLGVENNRLYELRLQTPENVFLEEENDLRQVMDSFRVNTVAT from the exons ATGGCGAAGATGACGGCAGTGCAGCATCAACACCGCCCAccttcttccctctctctcctcccttcttctttctctgacTTCAATGGCACCAGACTCTGCATtcag TATAAGAGGAAGGTGTGGCAGCCGAAAGGAGCGCTGCGTGTCACCGCATCGAGCATCAAGGAGATCCTAATAATGGGAGGCAACCGTTTCATCACTGTGTTTTTGTCAAGACTGCTCGTCAAGGTTGGTCATCAG GTTACTTTGTTCACCGGAGTAGAAGCACCCATCATTCAACAATTGCCTG TTCCAAGGAGGAGTGTGATGGCCTTGATCTTATCAAGTTGTATCCTCTCACGAGTTGGTTGGGGTGACATTGCATTTGCACAGCAGTCCGTCGGGTTCAGAGAGTACATCGATACATTTGATGGTTACTCGTTCAATTATCCTCAGAATTGGGTTCAAGTCCGAGGTGCTGGGGCTGACATATTCTTCAGAGACCCTTATGTCCTAGATGAAAATCTCTCGGTGGAGTTTTCATCTCCTTCATCATCCAGTTACAAGAGTGTTGAAGACTTGGGTCCGCCGGAAGAAGCTGGAAAGAAAGTACTCAAGCAGTACTTGACAGAATTCATGTCAACCAGACTTGGAGTCAGGCGTGAGTCCAACATCATTTCCACTTCTTCGAGAATTGCAGATGACGGTAAAATGTACTATCAAGTAGAG GTGAACATGAAGTCGTATGCCAACAATAATGAACTGGCGGTTATGCCCCAAGATCGAGTGGTTCGTTTGGAATGGGATCGAAGGTACCTTTCAGTTCTTGGAGTTGAAAACAATAGGCTGTATGAGTTGAGACTACAAACACCGGAAAATGTCTTTTTGGAAGAAGAGAACGATCTTCGTCAGGTCATGGATTCTTTCAGAGTAAACACGGTGGCCACTTAA
- the LOC115740272 gene encoding psbP domain-containing protein 1, chloroplastic isoform X2 — protein MAKMTAVQHQHRPPSSLSLLPSSFSDFNGTRLCIQYKRKVWQPKGALRVTASSIKEILIMGGNRFITVFLSRLLVKVGHQVTLFTGVEAPIIQQLPAFAVPRRSVMALILSSCILSRVGWGDIAFAQQSVGFREYIDTFDGYSFNYPQNWVQVRGAGADIFFRDPYVLDENLSVEFSSPSSSSYKSVEDLGPPEEAGKKVLKQYLTEFMSTRLGVRRESNIISTSSRIADDGKMYYQVEVNMKSYANNNELAVMPQDRVVRLEWDRRYLSVLGVENNRLYELRLQTPENVFLEEENDLRQVMDSFRVNTVAT, from the exons ATGGCGAAGATGACGGCAGTGCAGCATCAACACCGCCCAccttcttccctctctctcctcccttcttctttctctgacTTCAATGGCACCAGACTCTGCATtcag TATAAGAGGAAGGTGTGGCAGCCGAAAGGAGCGCTGCGTGTCACCGCATCGAGCATCAAGGAGATCCTAATAATGGGAGGCAACCGTTTCATCACTGTGTTTTTGTCAAGACTGCTCGTCAAGGTTGGTCATCAG GTTACTTTGTTCACCGGAGTAGAAGCACCCATCATTCAACAATTGCCTG CTTTTGCAGTTCCAAGGAGGAGTGTGATGGCCTTGATCTTATCAAGTTGTATCCTCTCACGAGTTGGTTGGGGTGACATTGCATTTGCACAGCAGTCCGTCGGGTTCAGAGAGTACATCGATACATTTGATGGTTACTCGTTCAATTATCCTCAGAATTGGGTTCAAGTCCGAGGTGCTGGGGCTGACATATTCTTCAGAGACCCTTATGTCCTAGATGAAAATCTCTCGGTGGAGTTTTCATCTCCTTCATCATCCAGTTACAAGAGTGTTGAAGACTTGGGTCCGCCGGAAGAAGCTGGAAAGAAAGTACTCAAGCAGTACTTGACAGAATTCATGTCAACCAGACTTGGAGTCAGGCGTGAGTCCAACATCATTTCCACTTCTTCGAGAATTGCAGATGACGGTAAAATGTACTATCAAGTAGAG GTGAACATGAAGTCGTATGCCAACAATAATGAACTGGCGGTTATGCCCCAAGATCGAGTGGTTCGTTTGGAATGGGATCGAAGGTACCTTTCAGTTCTTGGAGTTGAAAACAATAGGCTGTATGAGTTGAGACTACAAACACCGGAAAATGTCTTTTTGGAAGAAGAGAACGATCTTCGTCAGGTCATGGATTCTTTCAGAGTAAACACGGTGGCCACTTAA
- the LOC115740272 gene encoding psbP domain-containing protein 1, chloroplastic isoform X1, whose amino-acid sequence MAKMTAVQHQHRPPSSLSLLPSSFSDFNGTRLCIQYKRKVWQPKGALRVTASSIKEILIMGGNRFITVFLSRLLVKVGHQVTLFTGVEAPIIQQLPGESDKDHADFSSKAKAFAVPRRSVMALILSSCILSRVGWGDIAFAQQSVGFREYIDTFDGYSFNYPQNWVQVRGAGADIFFRDPYVLDENLSVEFSSPSSSSYKSVEDLGPPEEAGKKVLKQYLTEFMSTRLGVRRESNIISTSSRIADDGKMYYQVEVNMKSYANNNELAVMPQDRVVRLEWDRRYLSVLGVENNRLYELRLQTPENVFLEEENDLRQVMDSFRVNTVAT is encoded by the exons ATGGCGAAGATGACGGCAGTGCAGCATCAACACCGCCCAccttcttccctctctctcctcccttcttctttctctgacTTCAATGGCACCAGACTCTGCATtcag TATAAGAGGAAGGTGTGGCAGCCGAAAGGAGCGCTGCGTGTCACCGCATCGAGCATCAAGGAGATCCTAATAATGGGAGGCAACCGTTTCATCACTGTGTTTTTGTCAAGACTGCTCGTCAAGGTTGGTCATCAG GTTACTTTGTTCACCGGAGTAGAAGCACCCATCATTCAACAATTGCCTGGTGAGTCGGACAAAGATCATGCTGATTTTTCTTCTAAG GCTAAAGCTTTTGCAGTTCCAAGGAGGAGTGTGATGGCCTTGATCTTATCAAGTTGTATCCTCTCACGAGTTGGTTGGGGTGACATTGCATTTGCACAGCAGTCCGTCGGGTTCAGAGAGTACATCGATACATTTGATGGTTACTCGTTCAATTATCCTCAGAATTGGGTTCAAGTCCGAGGTGCTGGGGCTGACATATTCTTCAGAGACCCTTATGTCCTAGATGAAAATCTCTCGGTGGAGTTTTCATCTCCTTCATCATCCAGTTACAAGAGTGTTGAAGACTTGGGTCCGCCGGAAGAAGCTGGAAAGAAAGTACTCAAGCAGTACTTGACAGAATTCATGTCAACCAGACTTGGAGTCAGGCGTGAGTCCAACATCATTTCCACTTCTTCGAGAATTGCAGATGACGGTAAAATGTACTATCAAGTAGAG GTGAACATGAAGTCGTATGCCAACAATAATGAACTGGCGGTTATGCCCCAAGATCGAGTGGTTCGTTTGGAATGGGATCGAAGGTACCTTTCAGTTCTTGGAGTTGAAAACAATAGGCTGTATGAGTTGAGACTACAAACACCGGAAAATGTCTTTTTGGAAGAAGAGAACGATCTTCGTCAGGTCATGGATTCTTTCAGAGTAAACACGGTGGCCACTTAA
- the LOC115740272 gene encoding psbP domain-containing protein 1, chloroplastic isoform X4 produces the protein MAKMTAVQHQHRPPSSLSLLPSSFSDFNGTRLCIQYKRKVWQPKGALRVTASSIKEILIMGGNRFITVFLSRQQLPGESDKDHADFSSKAKAFAVPRRSVMALILSSCILSRVGWGDIAFAQQSVGFREYIDTFDGYSFNYPQNWVQVRGAGADIFFRDPYVLDENLSVEFSSPSSSSYKSVEDLGPPEEAGKKVLKQYLTEFMSTRLGVRRESNIISTSSRIADDGKMYYQVEVNMKSYANNNELAVMPQDRVVRLEWDRRYLSVLGVENNRLYELRLQTPENVFLEEENDLRQVMDSFRVNTVAT, from the exons ATGGCGAAGATGACGGCAGTGCAGCATCAACACCGCCCAccttcttccctctctctcctcccttcttctttctctgacTTCAATGGCACCAGACTCTGCATtcag TATAAGAGGAAGGTGTGGCAGCCGAAAGGAGCGCTGCGTGTCACCGCATCGAGCATCAAGGAGATCCTAATAATGGGAGGCAACCGTTTCATCACTGTGTTTTTGTCAAGA CAACAATTGCCTGGTGAGTCGGACAAAGATCATGCTGATTTTTCTTCTAAG GCTAAAGCTTTTGCAGTTCCAAGGAGGAGTGTGATGGCCTTGATCTTATCAAGTTGTATCCTCTCACGAGTTGGTTGGGGTGACATTGCATTTGCACAGCAGTCCGTCGGGTTCAGAGAGTACATCGATACATTTGATGGTTACTCGTTCAATTATCCTCAGAATTGGGTTCAAGTCCGAGGTGCTGGGGCTGACATATTCTTCAGAGACCCTTATGTCCTAGATGAAAATCTCTCGGTGGAGTTTTCATCTCCTTCATCATCCAGTTACAAGAGTGTTGAAGACTTGGGTCCGCCGGAAGAAGCTGGAAAGAAAGTACTCAAGCAGTACTTGACAGAATTCATGTCAACCAGACTTGGAGTCAGGCGTGAGTCCAACATCATTTCCACTTCTTCGAGAATTGCAGATGACGGTAAAATGTACTATCAAGTAGAG GTGAACATGAAGTCGTATGCCAACAATAATGAACTGGCGGTTATGCCCCAAGATCGAGTGGTTCGTTTGGAATGGGATCGAAGGTACCTTTCAGTTCTTGGAGTTGAAAACAATAGGCTGTATGAGTTGAGACTACAAACACCGGAAAATGTCTTTTTGGAAGAAGAGAACGATCTTCGTCAGGTCATGGATTCTTTCAGAGTAAACACGGTGGCCACTTAA